A single region of the Blattabacterium cuenoti genome encodes:
- a CDS encoding 2-isopropylmalate synthase — MEKKKIQILDTTLRDGEQVPGCKLNTKEKVKIAKKLEALGVDVIEAGFPTSSPGDYKSVQEICKSVFKTVVCALSRAVEKDIEIAAKALKGAKIPRIHTGIGTSNCHIRYKFNTTPEKIIERAINAVKYAKKFVEDVEFYAEDAGRTENKFLSKICENVIKYGATVINIPDTTGYCLPEEYGEKIRFLKENVKGIHKITLSTHCHNDLGLATANSLSGIINGAQQVECTINGIGERAGNTSLEEIVMIIKQNSHLNLFTNIDTKLIYSTSNLVSKCTGMKVQANKAIVGMNAFSHSSGIHQDGVIKKRETYESINPEDVGIDQSSIILTARSGRAALAYRYNKLGHFLSKNSLDLVYKIFLKYADKNKEINDKELKIILKKYNFNKKNKKILHSTSTNTGSSRRINVV, encoded by the coding sequence ATGGAAAAGAAAAAGATCCAAATTTTGGATACGACTTTGCGAGATGGAGAACAGGTTCCAGGATGTAAATTAAATACTAAAGAAAAAGTAAAAATAGCTAAAAAATTAGAAGCTTTAGGAGTAGATGTGATTGAAGCAGGATTTCCTACTTCAAGTCCAGGAGATTATAAATCTGTTCAAGAAATTTGTAAATCAGTTTTTAAAACTGTAGTTTGTGCATTATCTAGAGCTGTAGAAAAAGATATAGAAATAGCTGCAAAAGCATTAAAAGGAGCTAAAATACCTAGAATTCATACTGGGATAGGAACTTCCAATTGTCATATACGTTATAAATTTAATACTACTCCGGAAAAAATTATAGAAAGAGCTATAAATGCAGTAAAGTATGCAAAAAAATTCGTAGAAGATGTGGAATTTTATGCAGAAGATGCAGGACGAACCGAAAACAAATTTTTGTCAAAAATTTGTGAAAATGTAATAAAATATGGTGCTACGGTAATTAATATTCCTGATACTACAGGATATTGTTTACCAGAAGAATATGGTGAAAAAATACGTTTTTTAAAAGAAAATGTGAAAGGAATTCATAAAATTACATTATCAACTCATTGTCATAATGATTTAGGATTAGCTACAGCTAATTCTTTATCAGGTATAATAAATGGAGCACAGCAAGTTGAATGTACTATTAATGGAATTGGAGAAAGAGCTGGAAATACTTCTTTAGAAGAGATAGTTATGATCATAAAACAAAATTCCCATTTAAATTTATTTACTAATATCGATACGAAACTTATTTATTCTACAAGTAATTTAGTATCTAAATGCACAGGAATGAAAGTGCAAGCAAATAAAGCTATTGTAGGAATGAATGCTTTTTCTCATTCTTCTGGAATACATCAAGATGGAGTTATAAAAAAAAGAGAGACTTATGAAAGTATCAATCCTGAAGATGTTGGAATAGATCAGTCTTCAATTATTTTAACAGCTAGAAGTGGAAGAGCAGCTTTGGCTTATCGTTATAATAAATTGGGCCATTTTTTAAGTAAAAATTCTTTAGACTTGGTTTATAAAATTTTTTTAAAATATGCAGATAAAAATAAAGAAATTAATGATAAAGAATTAAAAATAATATTAAAAAAATATAATTTTAATAAAAAAAATAAAAAAATATTGCATTCTACTTCTACAAATACGGGTAGTAGTAGAAGAATAAATGTTGTATAA
- the tyrS gene encoding tyrosine--tRNA ligase — translation MKNIMEELSWRGLIKNKVPGIENQLKKPTTMYIGFDPTSDSLHLGSLLPIIMLIHFQKMGHKTLVLIGGATGLIGDPSGKCNSRILLDKKNLHNNAESIKIQISKLMSFFSEKTELLNNFDWLKNISFLEFIRKIGKHFTVNYIISKNSVKNRINKKDGISFMEFSYTLIQGYDFYYLNQVKNCLLQIGGSDQWGNIITGIELIKKKTGKIAYGFTFPLITKPNGIKFGKSEKGENIWLDKNKTSPYKFYQFWMNISDFEIEKYIKIYTFFSKKKIEKLIFQHKKNPSKRLLQKKLAYEITKWVHGNKISKEIIKITHILFQKKNGNLQLLDDKTFVSIYDHIPHILFPHEKFEKGIFLLDFLKKSGFFTSKNEANRALKANSIFLNKIITKKNILLKKENIIGKKYILLQFGKKEFFMIKIE, via the coding sequence ATGAAAAATATCATGGAAGAACTCTCATGGAGAGGTTTAATAAAAAATAAAGTTCCTGGTATAGAAAATCAATTAAAAAAACCTACGACTATGTATATAGGTTTTGATCCTACATCTGATTCTCTTCATTTAGGAAGTTTACTCCCTATTATTATGTTGATTCATTTTCAAAAAATGGGACATAAAACATTAGTATTAATTGGTGGAGCAACAGGGTTAATAGGGGATCCATCTGGAAAATGTAATAGTAGAATTTTGCTTGATAAAAAAAATTTACATAATAATGCAGAATCTATAAAAATACAAATATCCAAACTTATGAGTTTTTTTTCAGAAAAAACAGAATTATTAAATAATTTTGATTGGTTAAAAAATATTTCTTTTTTAGAATTTATTCGTAAAATAGGAAAACATTTTACTGTAAATTATATAATATCTAAAAATTCTGTAAAAAATAGAATTAATAAAAAAGACGGAATTTCCTTTATGGAATTCTCTTATACTCTTATACAAGGATATGATTTTTATTATTTAAATCAAGTAAAAAATTGTTTACTCCAAATTGGAGGATCTGATCAATGGGGAAATATAATCACAGGAATAGAATTAATTAAAAAAAAAACAGGGAAAATAGCATATGGATTCACTTTTCCTTTAATAACAAAACCTAATGGTATAAAATTTGGAAAAAGTGAAAAAGGTGAAAATATATGGCTAGATAAAAATAAAACATCTCCATATAAATTCTATCAATTTTGGATGAATATTTCCGATTTTGAAATTGAAAAATACATAAAAATATATACTTTTTTTTCTAAAAAAAAAATTGAAAAATTGATTTTTCAACACAAAAAAAATCCAAGTAAAAGATTATTGCAAAAAAAATTAGCTTATGAAATAACAAAATGGGTTCATGGAAATAAAATTTCCAAAGAAATAATAAAAATTACACATATTTTATTCCAAAAAAAAAATGGAAATTTGCAATTATTGGATGATAAAACTTTTGTTTCTATATATGATCACATTCCACATATCCTTTTTCCACATGAAAAATTTGAAAAAGGAATTTTTTTATTAGATTTTTTAAAAAAAAGTGGTTTTTTTACATCTAAAAATGAAGCAAATAGAGCTTTAAAAGCTAATTCTATTTTTTTAAATAAAATCATAACAAAAAAAAACATACTGTTAAAAAAAGAAAATATTATAGGTAAAAAGTATATTTTGTTACAATTTGGAAAAAAAGAATTTTTTATGATAAAAATTGAGTAA
- the leuC gene encoding 3-isopropylmalate dehydratase large subunit, which produces MQKSLFDKIWELHIVKKLENGIFVIYIDRHYIHEVTSPQAFIELKKRNFSIFRPKKIVATADHNVPTINQHLPVSDPLSRKQINLLTSNCKKFGITSLYKLGHPNNGIVHVIGPELGYTLPGMTIVCGDSHTSTHGAFGCIAFGIGTSQVAMVMASQCLLLSKPKQMKIQLNGNLRKGVTPKDVILYIISKLGVDAGIGHFVEYTGSVIQKMSMEGRMTICNMSIEMGAKGGLIAPDQITFDYIKKCKNSLFKKSKEEYCNFLKTDKNTVFDKEYILHAEDIEPMITYGTTPGMAIKISKPIPNTNNCKSLNYMGFSPGEYLIGKIINYIFIGSCTNSRIEDLRLVASIVKGKKKADNVRVMIVPGSNKVVQQAKEEGLDKIFIDSGFEFRQPGCSACLGMNEDKIPSGEYCISTSNRNFEGRQGTGSRTLLTSPLTAAIIAIEGIIVDINKYIHEKIYNVN; this is translated from the coding sequence ATGCAAAAATCATTATTTGATAAAATTTGGGAATTACACATTGTAAAAAAATTAGAAAATGGAATATTTGTTATTTATATTGATAGACATTATATACATGAAGTTACAAGCCCTCAGGCTTTTATAGAATTAAAAAAAAGAAATTTTTCTATTTTTAGACCAAAAAAAATTGTAGCCACGGCGGATCATAACGTTCCTACAATAAATCAACATTTACCTGTTTCTGATCCTTTATCTAGAAAGCAAATTAATTTGCTTACAAGTAATTGTAAAAAGTTTGGAATTACATCATTGTATAAATTAGGTCATCCAAATAATGGAATAGTTCATGTAATAGGGCCTGAATTAGGTTATACCTTACCTGGAATGACAATAGTTTGTGGGGATAGTCATACTTCAACTCACGGAGCTTTTGGTTGTATTGCTTTTGGAATTGGAACAAGTCAGGTAGCTATGGTTATGGCTAGTCAATGTTTATTGTTATCTAAGCCTAAACAAATGAAAATACAATTAAATGGAAATTTAAGGAAAGGAGTTACTCCAAAAGATGTAATCTTATATATAATTTCAAAATTAGGAGTAGATGCAGGAATTGGTCATTTTGTAGAATACACTGGTTCTGTTATTCAAAAAATGAGTATGGAAGGTAGAATGACTATTTGTAATATGAGTATTGAAATGGGAGCAAAAGGAGGATTAATTGCTCCAGATCAAATTACTTTTGATTATATTAAAAAATGCAAAAATTCTTTATTCAAAAAATCAAAAGAGGAATATTGTAATTTTTTAAAAACAGATAAAAATACAGTATTTGATAAAGAATATATTTTACATGCTGAAGACATTGAACCTATGATAACCTATGGGACAACTCCGGGAATGGCAATCAAAATATCTAAACCTATTCCAAATACAAATAATTGTAAATCTTTAAATTATATGGGTTTTTCTCCAGGAGAATATTTAATAGGAAAAATTATTAATTACATTTTTATAGGAAGTTGCACAAATTCTAGAATAGAAGATTTAAGATTAGTAGCTTCTATAGTAAAAGGTAAAAAAAAAGCTGATAATGTAAGAGTGATGATAGTACCTGGATCAAATAAAGTTGTTCAACAAGCTAAAGAAGAAGGTTTAGATAAAATTTTTATAGATTCCGGATTTGAATTTAGACAACCGGGATGTTCTGCTTGTTTGGGAATGAATGAAGATAAAATACCTTCAGGAGAATATTGTATTTCTACATCTAATAGAAATTTTGAAGGTAGACAGGGGACAGGATCACGTACTTTATTAACCAGTCCTTTGACAGCTGCTATTATAGCTATTGAAGGTATAATTGTGGACATAAATAAATATATTCATGAAAAAATTTACAATGTTAATTAG
- the leuD gene encoding 3-isopropylmalate dehydratase small subunit, translated as MKKFTMLISQAIPLAIENIDTDQIIPARFLKEIKRKECVKNLFIDWRYKKDGSLNENFILNNSNFFGKILLSGKNFGCGSSREHATWAIFDYGFRVIITSFFSDIFKENALNNGLLTVEVSEFFLKKLFNIVETYPKTEIKIDLIHQKVTILKTGEFEKFYIHPYKKNCFLNGYDDIDFLVSIKEDIEIFEKNRRTFY; from the coding sequence ATGAAAAAATTTACAATGTTAATTAGCCAAGCTATTCCATTAGCTATAGAAAATATAGATACAGATCAAATTATTCCTGCTCGTTTTTTAAAAGAAATTAAACGTAAAGAATGTGTAAAAAATCTTTTTATAGATTGGCGTTATAAAAAAGATGGATCATTAAATGAAAATTTTATATTAAATAATTCTAATTTTTTTGGAAAAATTCTTTTATCTGGAAAAAATTTTGGTTGTGGTTCTAGTCGTGAACATGCAACGTGGGCTATTTTTGATTATGGATTTAGAGTTATAATAACTAGTTTTTTTTCTGATATTTTTAAAGAAAATGCATTGAATAATGGGTTACTTACTGTAGAAGTATCCGAATTTTTTTTAAAAAAATTATTTAACATAGTTGAAACTTATCCTAAAACAGAAATAAAAATTGATTTAATTCATCAAAAGGTTACCATATTAAAAACAGGAGAATTTGAAAAATTTTACATACATCCATATAAAAAAAATTGTTTTTTAAATGGTTATGATGATATAGATTTTTTAGTTTCCATAAAAGAAGATATTGAAATTTTTGAAAAAAATAGAAGAACATTTTATTAA
- the leuB gene encoding 3-isopropylmalate dehydrogenase, with product MKKNISVIEGDGIGPEVMKQTIKILNLIAKKYGHNFYFKKTIAGSIAIEKFGTPMPKETIDTCLKSDAVLFGCIGDPKYDHNTKGIRPEDGLLELRKKMNLYCNIRPIVIYSEINKSPIKKELLNEVDFVIYRELTGGIYFGKKGRSKNEEEAYDYCIYSKKEIERIGEMAFRAAISRKKKVTLVDKANVLETSRLWREIIIKMALDYPEVNLDFLYIDNAAMQIIMNPKRFDVILTDNMFGDILSDESSVITSSLGLLPSASIGDNKSMFEPIHGSYPQAKGKNIANPLGCILSGSMMLEYFGMDKEKNILEKAVKNSIKKQICTQDIIDKKISSTTEEVGNYIEKYIKNQ from the coding sequence ATGAAAAAAAATATTTCTGTAATAGAAGGAGATGGAATAGGGCCTGAGGTGATGAAACAAACAATAAAAATTTTAAATTTGATCGCTAAAAAATATGGTCATAATTTTTATTTTAAAAAAACTATAGCAGGATCTATAGCTATAGAAAAATTTGGAACTCCTATGCCAAAAGAAACTATAGATACTTGTTTAAAATCAGATGCTGTTTTATTTGGTTGTATAGGTGATCCAAAATATGATCATAATACTAAAGGAATAAGACCTGAAGATGGATTGTTAGAACTTAGAAAAAAAATGAATTTATATTGTAATATTCGTCCTATAGTTATTTATTCAGAAATAAATAAATCCCCTATAAAAAAAGAATTATTAAATGAAGTTGATTTTGTAATATATCGTGAATTAACAGGAGGAATTTATTTTGGTAAAAAAGGTCGTTCAAAAAATGAAGAAGAAGCTTATGATTATTGTATTTATTCTAAAAAAGAAATTGAAAGAATTGGAGAAATGGCTTTTAGAGCAGCAATTTCTCGAAAAAAGAAAGTAACATTAGTAGATAAAGCTAATGTATTAGAAACCTCTAGATTATGGAGAGAAATTATTATAAAAATGGCATTAGATTATCCAGAAGTTAATCTAGATTTTTTATATATAGATAATGCAGCAATGCAAATTATTATGAATCCTAAAAGATTTGATGTAATACTAACGGATAATATGTTTGGTGATATTCTTTCAGATGAATCCAGTGTAATTACAAGTTCTTTAGGATTATTGCCTTCTGCTTCTATAGGAGATAATAAATCTATGTTTGAACCTATACATGGATCTTATCCTCAAGCAAAAGGTAAAAATATAGCAAATCCTTTAGGTTGTATTCTTTCAGGATCTATGATGTTAGAATATTTTGGAATGGATAAAGAGAAAAATATATTAGAAAAAGCTGTAAAAAATTCCATTAAAAAACAAATATGTACCCAAGATATTATTGATAAAAAAATTTCTTCTACTACTGAAGAAGTAGGGAATTACATAGAAAAATATATTAAAAATCAATAA
- the era gene encoding GTPase Era — protein MNSLIGEKLSIITHKPQTTRHRILGIFNKCDLQIIFSDTPGVISPTYPMQKIMMQYVEESLEDADIILFITEIGKLYHFPMLYNIKDVPIIILINKIDKIQMKYHILYDTINYWHKLFPNSEILPISALKKINQDLLMYKIKTLLSEHPPYYPKEFLSNKSERFFVNEIIREKIFFLYKKEIPYSVEINTEFFKEEKTLIHIYSSIYVERDSQKGILIGKKGLTLKKLKFFSIKSIESFFRKKIKLEFNVKVCLNWRYDYKRLKYFGY, from the coding sequence ATGAATTCTCTTATTGGAGAAAAGCTTTCTATTATAACACATAAACCACAAACTACTCGTCATAGAATATTGGGAATTTTTAATAAATGTGATCTACAAATTATTTTTTCTGATACTCCAGGAGTGATCTCTCCTACTTATCCTATGCAGAAGATCATGATGCAGTATGTAGAAGAATCATTAGAGGATGCAGATATTATTTTATTCATAACAGAAATAGGTAAACTATACCATTTTCCCATGTTGTATAACATTAAAGATGTTCCTATTATTATATTGATTAATAAAATTGATAAAATTCAAATGAAATATCATATTTTATATGATACAATAAATTATTGGCATAAATTATTTCCTAATTCAGAAATATTACCAATATCTGCATTAAAAAAAATTAATCAAGATTTATTAATGTATAAAATTAAAACTTTGTTATCTGAACATCCACCTTATTATCCTAAAGAATTTTTAAGTAATAAATCTGAACGTTTTTTTGTAAATGAAATAATTAGAGAAAAAATATTTTTTCTCTATAAAAAAGAGATTCCTTATTCCGTAGAAATAAATACGGAGTTTTTTAAAGAAGAAAAAACTTTAATACATATATATTCTTCTATATATGTAGAACGAGACTCTCAAAAAGGAATATTAATTGGGAAAAAAGGATTGACGTTGAAAAAATTGAAATTTTTTTCCATTAAGAGCATAGAATCCTTTTTCAGGAAAAAAATAAAATTAGAATTCAATGTAAAAGTTTGTCTAAATTGGCGATACGATTACAAAAGATTGAAATATTTTGGATATTGA
- a CDS encoding PD-(D/E)XK nuclease family protein: MKKKIDQIIKFLLHKIDLNQKFIFISKNYAVIEYIENKYKSKFISKTVFFTIEKFLEEISNLKILDKSSILIYFFSLLKKEDFLDKKINNFFNWGPKILNDFQDLYFSMVDIEHFFSSMISTEKITKWNPNIFKQEKNFFWENIHKYYYILQSQLLKKGGASTGLIFKETITRLSFFLSKNSNTKIVLFKDFIFNECEKKFFQKIIQYNKNQVLVYDLLNINNIKSIDSYQFNNLKIIGVSKEIEQVKIVENIIFKLIKKGKKIYKILLIPGNNSLIIPLLCSMKKLGINTSLNIDYSFKNIPIYYTFYSIFQFLLKKDKFKKFTKKDVIRVLSNGYIKKFFFKKNSLLKKLKTENDSDFISENIIKKYFLKNDLWIIFQIPTHNIKIIFLSIISFIRKFKKKLLSKNKNKHFLELKFISKLEDYMQKIKIIVRKKENLFSGIHDIYNIYEQFSNTESIRYIRKNTRGLYITGFIDIFIENFDAIIITSFNEGVIPPKNKNDSFIPFDIRKKLHINYKNDDFYFYHFIRIYQSSKKTYLIYKNHPDEINSGEKSRFIHKMEINSKIENINNISNISKNFKTIPIVIKKTKSIIKRLHELTTKGLSPSSINLYNYNPLLFYYKKILKLNDPEEISFKQKIGKMIHKILKILYNPIKGNFITIDCIHTMRKIYKNTIKKVLLGKQKVIEGNNILFYSIIKTYIENFISWDEKFVKNGHKIFLKEIECKISTRLNIESIQVNLHGIIDRIDECNGITRILDYKIGFSKIKKMNVSLKNIENIFNNPNYANIMQLLIYVYLWFESSIFLGKKKKPPIIEIVSPEKYGNFLEIPIIFFHKKKINITYENYIKNFLPFLIKKIYEILNPKIPIIEKIY, translated from the coding sequence TTGAAAAAAAAAATTGATCAAATAATTAAATTCTTATTACATAAAATAGATTTAAATCAAAAATTCATATTTATATCAAAAAATTATGCTGTTATAGAATATATTGAAAATAAATATAAATCAAAATTTATATCAAAAACTGTATTTTTTACAATAGAAAAATTTTTAGAAGAAATTTCTAATTTGAAAATTTTAGATAAATCTTCCATACTTATTTATTTTTTTTCTCTTTTAAAAAAAGAAGATTTTTTAGATAAAAAAATTAATAATTTTTTTAATTGGGGTCCTAAAATATTAAATGATTTTCAAGATTTATACTTTAGTATGGTAGATATTGAACACTTTTTTTCTTCTATGATTTCTACAGAAAAAATTACAAAGTGGAACCCTAATATTTTTAAACAAGAAAAAAATTTTTTTTGGGAGAATATTCATAAATATTATTATATTTTGCAATCCCAACTTTTAAAAAAAGGAGGAGCTTCTACAGGTCTTATTTTTAAAGAAACTATTACTCGTTTAAGTTTTTTTTTATCTAAAAATTCAAATACAAAAATTGTATTATTTAAAGACTTTATATTCAATGAATGTGAAAAAAAATTTTTTCAAAAAATAATTCAATATAATAAAAATCAAGTATTAGTCTATGATTTATTAAATATTAATAATATAAAATCAATTGATTCTTATCAATTTAATAATTTAAAAATAATTGGAGTTTCAAAAGAAATAGAACAAGTAAAAATTGTAGAAAATATAATATTTAAACTAATTAAAAAAGGAAAAAAAATTTATAAAATCCTTCTTATTCCAGGAAATAACTCTTTGATTATTCCTTTATTATGTTCTATGAAAAAATTAGGAATTAATACATCTCTAAACATAGATTATTCTTTCAAAAATATTCCTATTTATTATACTTTTTATTCTATATTTCAATTTTTATTGAAAAAAGATAAATTCAAAAAATTCACTAAAAAAGATGTAATAAGAGTATTATCAAATGGATATATTAAAAAATTTTTTTTTAAAAAAAATTCTTTACTAAAAAAATTAAAAACAGAAAATGATTCAGATTTTATTTCAGAAAATATAATAAAAAAATATTTTTTAAAAAATGATTTATGGATTATTTTTCAAATTCCAACTCATAATATTAAAATTATTTTTTTAAGTATTATTAGTTTTATTAGAAAATTTAAAAAAAAATTACTTTCTAAAAATAAAAATAAACATTTTTTGGAATTAAAATTTATTTCTAAACTAGAGGATTACATGCAAAAAATAAAAATAATAGTTAGAAAAAAAGAAAACTTATTTTCCGGAATACATGATATATATAACATATATGAACAATTTTCTAATACAGAAAGTATACGATATATACGTAAAAATACTAGAGGATTATATATAACAGGTTTTATAGATATTTTTATTGAAAATTTTGATGCAATAATCATAACTTCTTTTAATGAAGGAGTTATTCCTCCTAAAAATAAAAATGATTCTTTTATACCCTTTGATATTCGAAAAAAATTACACATAAATTATAAAAATGATGATTTTTATTTTTATCACTTTATAAGAATTTATCAATCTTCAAAAAAAACATATTTAATATATAAAAATCATCCAGATGAAATAAATTCTGGAGAAAAAAGTCGTTTTATACATAAAATGGAAATAAATTCAAAAATAGAGAACATAAACAATATTTCTAATATTTCTAAAAATTTCAAAACAATTCCTATTGTAATAAAAAAAACAAAATCCATAATTAAGCGTTTACATGAATTAACAACTAAAGGGTTATCTCCTTCTTCTATTAATTTATATAATTATAATCCTCTTTTATTTTATTATAAAAAAATACTTAAGTTAAATGATCCAGAAGAAATTTCCTTTAAACAAAAAATAGGAAAAATGATTCACAAAATATTAAAAATTTTATATAATCCTATAAAAGGAAATTTTATAACTATTGATTGTATTCATACAATGAGAAAAATTTATAAAAATACCATAAAAAAAGTTCTTTTAGGAAAACAAAAAGTTATTGAAGGAAATAATATTTTATTTTATTCCATAATAAAAACTTATATAGAAAATTTTATTTCATGGGATGAAAAATTTGTTAAAAACGGACATAAAATTTTTCTAAAAGAAATAGAATGTAAAATTTCTACCAGATTAAATATTGAATCAATACAAGTAAACTTACATGGGATTATTGATCGTATAGATGAATGTAACGGAATTACGCGCATACTAGATTACAAAATAGGATTTTCCAAAATAAAAAAAATGAATGTTTCTTTAAAAAATATTGAAAATATTTTTAATAATCCAAATTATGCTAATATCATGCAATTACTTATTTATGTTTATTTATGGTTTGAATCCTCTATTTTTCTTGGAAAGAAAAAAAAACCTCCTATTATAGAAATTGTTTCTCCTGAAAAATATGGAAATTTTTTAGAAATACCTATAATTTTTTTTCATAAAAAAAAAATAAATATAACGTATGAAAATTACATAAAAAACTTTCTTCCATTTCTTATTAAAAAAATTTATGAAATATTAAATCCAAAAATACCAATTATAGAAAAAATTTATTGA